ATCGCATTGGGATTGACCGACAGAAATGCTCCCAGAGCCTGGTCCTCCCGTTCGATTCTTTCGAGAAACTCCCTCGTCGCCTCTTCAATGGAGAACTGGCGGCTGTCGCGACCCCGGCAGAAAGATGCGATGCCGTCAAAAAGCGGCGTCACAAGCGGTCTCCTGTCGAACGGATCGCGTTTTTTCCGTCCACCTTGACGATCACCGGCCGGTATCCTTTCAGCTCTTCCTCATTGTAATGGGCATAGCAGAAAATGATGACCCTGTCTCCCACCGCCCCTTTCCGGGCTGTTGGACCGTTCAGGCAGACCGTGCCGCTACCGGCCTTTCCGGGAATCACATAGGTGGTAAACCTCTCCCCGTTATTGAGGTTGCTGACAACAACCTGCTCAAACGGAAGGAGTCCGGAGGCTTCCATCAGCTTTTCGTCAAGCGTCAGGCTCCCTTCGTATTCGAGGTCGGATTCGGTCACGGTGGCACGATGAATTTTTGAGCGAAGCATGGAGCGAAGCATGGGATCAGCGTCCCTCCTCAAGGATACGTGGTACACGAAAGAACTGGCCGGATTGGTCAGGAGCATTGAACAGGGCTTCGGCGACCGGAATCGATGGTCGGGACAGGTCGTCAGGAAGAGATGTCGGAACCAGATCACCCTCACCGACTTGCAAGCCGGGAGGAGGGAGCTTCAACCGGTTGAGTTTTTCGACATAGTCGAGAATATGGGACAGTTCTCCGGCAAAATGCGACTCCTCTTCCGGAGTCAGGGAAAGACTTGCCAGACGGGCCACATGGAGAACCTGTTCACGGGTCAGATGCACGATATTCATCCTTTCGCATGGAAGAGGACGGACGAAGCCTTCCCTTCCGGGGGAATCTGTCCTCGATCCGGAAAAACGGATTTCCGACAGCCATCTATTATAGCTCAATTTCATCCGGTGCAGAAACTCTCGTTGCACGCTTTTCATCCGTCCACCTGGAGATTGGCAAACCGTTCCAACAGTCGGCGGACGCCTGAACTTTCAAACCGGATGGACAATTCAAGGTCCCCTCCTTCCCCATGGGCCTCCTCCACCCGACCGCGACCAAAACGGGGATGAACGACTGTCTTGCCGATCCATTCCGGGCGCAAGACTCCCGTTGGAGCCGGCGATCCCTTCTCCGGAACAGGCCGGAAATCCCTTGCCGGACGCGAGGGTGCAAGGGGTGGCGGAGAAAAAACCTTCCTCTGGAAAGACTCGGATGTCTGCCGCGGCCGGGATGTCTCTGGGCGAAAGACGGGACGGTCTCCCTGAAAGGCTTCCGGCGGGATGTCGCGAAGAAAACGGGAAGGACGGGGAGATTCCGTCCGGCCGAAAAGCTGCCGGGTCAGACACCAGGTAATGACCAGAGAGTCCCGGGCCCGCGTCATTGCGACATAGAAGAGGCGGCGCTCTTCTTCCACATCCACTTTCTCTCTCGACTTCATCGGAAGGATGTCTTCCTCCGCCCCCACAAGGTAGACGTGTGGAAACTCGAGCCCTTTGGCCTGATGGATGGTAAGAAGGGAAACCCGGTCGGGAGACTCTCCCGGCTCCCCCGGATCTTCCTGTGACAGGGCCAGCTCTTCGAGAAAAACGCCGGTCGGAGTCCGGTCGGTCAGCTCCCCGATCCCGTTTCCGAATCGTTCGGACATCCGGAGAAGCTCTTTCAGATTCTCTTCGCGACCGGGAGCATCTTCTCCGGCCTCTTCCTCCGACACCCATTTCTCGTAACCGGTCCGGGAAAGCCAGAACTGGAGAAGGGAGAGCGGCCCGTCACCGCCTCTGGCCATCCGGGACGCTTCCTGAAGATCGTTTGCGAAGGCTCTGGCCGATTCCCGCGCTTTTCCCGACAGATCGAGCGAGAGTCTTTCGAGAAGTTCCCAGGAAGAAAGACCCGGATTTCCAGCCTGCTGATCCAGACGTTCGCGGGCCTTCGCCCCCATCCCTCTCGGGGGAATATTCAGGATCCGGCCCAGGCTGATCCGGTCAAACGGATTGGCCGATACCCTCAGATAGGCCAGCAGATCCCGGATTTCCCGGCGATTGAAAAAACCCTGGACGGCGCCCCGGGTCTGAAAGGGGATCCCCGCTTCGGAAAAGGCCCGGACAAATGGCTGAGCCTGAACATTCATCCGGAAAAGGACCACCTGATCCCGAAACATGGCTCCCCGCTCCACTTTCTCCCGGATGGTACGGGCCACAAATCGGGCTTCCGCCCATTCGCTGTCAAGCTTCTTCAAAAAGACCGGTTCCCCGGGACGTCCGGTCGACACCATGTCTTTCCTGTAGCGCGCGAGGGCCGAGGAAATCATGGAGGAAGCCGCCGTCACAATAGGCCTTGTCGACCTGTAGTTGACCGTGAGGACAACCTGCCGGGCTCCGGGATATTCTTTCGGAAACGACAGGATATGTCCCACTTCGGCACCCCGGAAGCGATAAATACTCTGGTCGTCGTCCCCGACAACCGTCACGTTCTGCCGGTCCCGCGAAAGAAGACGAAGCAGACGTTCCTGCAAGGGATTCGTATCCTGATATTCGTCCACCAGAATGTGCTCGAACTGTCGCTGATAAGACTCGCGCACCTCCGGATCCTGTTCGAGACACCGGACAAGGGTCAGCAAGAGATCGTCAAAATCCAGGGCTTTCTGGAGAGCAAGATTGTCCTGGTAGGCAGCGTAAAGCTCCGCCTGAATACGAAACGGGCCAAAGGATGTCCGGATTGCCTCGGCGGGATCGACGCCCGCAGACTTCCATTTTCCAATCCGGCCGGCCAGCTTTTTCGGATCCACCTCTTTGTCCGACAACCCCTGGCGACCGAGAAGGTCCCGGATCATCTGGAGCTGATCAGGACCGTCAACAATGGTGAACTCCCGGGGAAGGTCCACTCGTTCGGCATGTTGACGGAGCATCCGTGCTGCAACGGAGTGGAAGGTTCCTACCCAGGAAGGACGGGAGGACGGGCGCAGCCGGGAAATTCTGTGCAGAAGCTCGCGGGCCGCCTTGCGGGTAAAGGTGACGACCAGAAGACGTTCCTCGGACCAGCCGTAGCGGTCGAGAAGATAGAGGAGCCTGGCGATGACAACCCGGGTCTTTCCCGATCCGGCGGGAGCGAGCACAAGAAGAGGGCCACCCTCATGGGAAACGGCTTCCTGTTGGGCCGGATTCAGTTCCTCCCGGGTCATGCCGACGAATCTTCGGAAATCCGGGAGATCCAGAGGCCCGGGAAACGGGCCTGGGCATCCTCGCTTTCATCTTTGGCCACAAAGAGAATCGTTCTCCCGTCCGGAGAAAAGGCGGGACGGCAATTTGTCAGTCGGGCAGAGGAATCCACAGGGGCCAGCTTGACAGGAGGTCCTCCCTTCACAAACTGGAGAACCGGTTCCGCCGGCCAGGTCCAGAAGGGTTTGGCATCCGGCTTCGTCCGGAGATAGACAAAGGACTCACCGGTCGGTGACCACACCGGATAGAGATTATACCCGGTCTTGACCACCGTCTGGATATTCCCGGTGGACGAATCCATCAGGGAGATTCCTCTCCCTCCCGCCTCGAGATGGGTTTCGAGAAGAATCTGGTTCCCCCGGGCGGGGGTCATGGGGTAAAAAAACTCCTGGTGATCCGTGAGTCTGTCCGTCTGTCCGGAAACCGGCTGGATCCGGTAAAGGCTGTACCTCCGCGAGGACTTCTGCGATCGGGGATCCCGGGTGTGAAAAAAGATCGTCTGACCGTCCGGACTCCAGGAAAAATGGTCGATGTGCTCGCTGGTCCGGAACAGTTCCCGAACCACCCTGGTCCCGGGATCATACAGGTACAGGAACGATTCCTCCTTGTAGCGGTTTTCGCGAAAGCGCACGATGTAGACAAGCAGATCATCCACCGGAGACCAGTGGAAATCCCCCAGCTCCTCCTGATGGCGATAGCGGTCCTTCGGCCATTCCACCACGTTGACCGGGTTTTCCCCCCCGTTGTCCGCCACCACCAGCTGATCGGCAAGAATCATGCGTTTTGTCGTTTTCCAGAAAAACCGTTTTTCGTAGGGTTTCCAGCGTTGCCTGGAGTTGAGGGCAATCCGTTTTCCCGAAGGGGAGACCTCAATCGTGTTGATCCGGTATTCCTCGATCGGAAAAGGCATCCGGATCACCTGTCCGGTCGTCATGTCCGCCCGATAGAGGCTCCAGCGGGGACCGATGGATTCCCAGGCCGGATCGTCGTAGTGGAAGTAGACGAACCGGCTGTCGGGAGACCAGACAGGAACGAGATCCAGATACCCTCTCCCCCGTTCCCGGTAATTGAGGGCGACGAGATCTCCCTTGATGTCCAGCTTTTCTTCCTGCGTCCGGGCATCCACGACCGTCAGACATCCGAGGTCCCGCAATTCGTTCAGCGCATCCGGATCCGTCAGACGAATATACGAAATCATCTGACCGTCCGGAGAAAACGATGGCAAGAGAATTTCCACTTTTCCGGGAACCAGTTTTTCCGTTTCGACTTTCAAGGACATGATTTTTTTCTCCTTACCCGGAAGCGCCCGACGTTCTATTCCACCGTCACGGACTTGGCCAGGTTCCGGGGTTGATCCACATCATTGCCAAGCGCCGAAGCTACGCGATAGGCGAGAAGCTGCAGTACGCCCGCAGCCTGGAAGATTCCGGACCAGGGCGGGTCGTCCGGCAGTTCGATCCTGTCATCATACCAGATTCCATGCCCTTCTTTGACCACGGTCGGACCGACGGCCAGGACATAACCGCCCCGGGCGCGAATCTCCCGGAGGTTCGAGATTTCCTTGGCCCGCAACAGCCGGTCGACCAGGGGAGCGATGACAGTCACTCCCGGTTCGATGAGAGCGATCGGACCGTGCTTGAGTTCTCCGCCGGGATAACCATCCGCGGGACGATAGGTGATTTCCTTGAACTTCAGGGCACCTTCCAGCGCCAGAGGGTAATCTATTCCCCGTCCGGCAAACATGACCAGACGGGATTCTCTCAGCCGTTCAACGCGCGCATCCAGCGAGTCCGGCGACAGAGATTCGAGAAAAAGCTCGAGGCGGTGGGGAGCCCTGATCAGGGCATCGGCAAGATCCGTACGGGGAGAATCCTCTCCCAGGGCCAGGGACAGCATCATCAGAAGAGCGACCTGGGCCTGGAACGCCTTTGTGGATGCCACACCGATTTCCGGACCGGCGTGGGTGAGGAGGCACAGATCGCATTCGCGCTCGAGAGAGGAACCGGGGACATTCGAAATTCCCAGCGTCAGAAAACCTGCTCTCCGGGCGGACTCCATCGCGCCAATCGTATCCGCGGTCTCTCCACTCTGGCTGATCCCGATGACCCAGCTTCCCGGGGGAAGAAGGAGTCGCCGGTATCGAAACTCCGAGGCAATCTCCACAAAAGCCGGGATGCCGGCCTGCTCCAGAAAAGCCCTTCCCAAAAGAGCCGCATGCCAGGACGTCCCGCAAGCGACAAATGCAACAACAGGAGGCTTCCCATAAACGGACCGATCCAGTTCCGGCAAGACGGGAGAGACCGACAGACGGTCGGCCAGGGTGTCCATCATCGCACGGGGAGCCTCGAAGATCTCTTTTTCCATGAAATGACGAAAGGCTCCTTTTTCCGCGAAAACCGGGTCCCAGGAAATCGACCGGAGGGAGGAAGGAGGAGCCCATTCCGAAAACGCCTGATCCAGGCGCCCCACCTTGACTTCCTCATGGCGGATCAGGGCAATTGTCCCGTTCTCCATCGAGTGGACCTTGCGGGTAAAGTGGAGGAATGCGGGAATATCCGACGCGGCAAACGTTTCCCCTTCCCCCAGCCCCAGAATCAAGGGAGGTCCATTCCGGACGACAACCAGATCCGCCGGATCGTTTTGGCAGAGAATGGCCAGCGCAAAGCTTCCCTCCACCTGGCCAAGAGCACGCCGCACCGCCTCCGGAAAAACGCCATCCTTTTCATATTCGATCCGGATCAGATGGGACAGAACCTCCGAATCCGTTTCGGAAACACATTCGACTCCCAAAGACCGGAGATAAATCCGGATCGCCTGGTCGTTTTCGACGATTCCGTTGTGCACCAGGACAATCGGTCCCGACTGATGGGGATGGGCATTTTCGAGGGTCACGCCACCATGCGTGGCCCAGCGGATATGGCCGATGGCGGCTCCCGGCTGGGCACTGCGGTCGTTGACCAGATCTTTCAGGACACCGACTTTTCCGACAGCCCGGACGACCGACAAGGCTCCAAAGTCGTCGAAAAAAGCCACACCGCTGGAATCGTACCCCCGATACTCGAGCCGTTCGAGGCCTGAGACCAGGAGCGGGAGAGGAGAACGAAGCCCGGAATACCCGATGATTCCGCACATTTCAGCCCTGCTCCTTTTTCGATTTTTCCTCTGCGAGGCGATTTTTCAGGGCCGTTCCCTTATCCGGCAAGTTCTTTTGCGGAACACGGGAAACGACGAGTGCGCCAGGGGGAACATCCTTGGTCACCGTCGTCCCCGCGGCCACAACCGCACCATCACCGACCGAAACAGGCGCAACCAGCTGGGTATCGCTTCCAAGAAAGACGTTTCTCCCGATCTTCGTTTCATGTTTTTTGACGCCGTCATAATTGCAGGTGATGGTCCCCGCCCCGATATTGCTCCCCTCTCCGACAGTCGCATCCCCGAGGTACGTCAGATGATTGGCCTTGGCCCCCTGGCCCAGACGCACCTTCTTGGTCTCGACAAAGTTCCCGACATGGGCTCCCCGTTCCAGGTGACTGCCGGGACGCAAATGGGAAAAAGGTCCGACCACCGCATCCTCTTCTACCTCGCTGTCTGTCAGGACGGAATGATCACGCACATGAACCCCGGAGGCGATCCGCACATTCCGGAGATGGCAGGAAAGGCCGATCCGGCAGGATTCGGCAATTGTTGTTTCCCCTTCCAGGATGACCCCCGGGTAAAGGATTGTTCCCGGACCGATCTGGACGGACGGACCGATATATGTTGTGCGCGGATCCCACATCGTGACCCCCCGGTCCATCCAGAAACGGTTGATCTTCCCCTGCAGAAGAATCGCCGCTTCCGCAAGTTCGCTCTGGGAATTGACACCCAGAACAGATTCCGGGCCTGCCTGCCAGGCCCGGACAAGGCGTCCGCTGCCCACGGCAAGAGAGAAAAGGGACGTCAGAAAGCGTTCTTTTTTTTCCGGGTGGGGTTCAACCTGCGGAAGAGAGTCCGCGAGAAAATCCACCGGAATCAGGTAGATACCCGCATTGATTTCCCGAATCTCCCTTTCTCCGGGTCCAAGATCGACCCATTCCCGTACAGCAAGGATATCCCCTTTCCCGGAGCGGATCACTCTCCCGTAGCGTCCCGCATCGGGAAGAGAAGTGGAGACGAACCAGAACGCATCCGGTTCCCGGATGGCGGCTTCGAGAAATCCACCCAGAAGATCCGCGTCGACCAGGGGAGCATCTCCGTTCAGAACCAGAAGATGGGATGCATGCCCTTTCCGGAAATTGGAGGAAAGGATGACCGCCTCCACCGCGCCCAGCGTGCCGTCCATCACATGCTGATGCACCCAGGACACCCCGGGAGGAAGAAGCGACTCGAGAGGCTCCCGGCCCGCGACGACAAAAATGTCGGAGGCGGGCGGCATCATGCGACAGACGGCATCATACGGATAGCGAAGAAGGGGTTCGCCAAGAATGGGGGACGCCATCTTCGGCAAGGGGGAGCGCATGCGGGTTCCAAACCCCGCCGCAAGGATCGCTGCGTCAAAGATCATGCCTGTCTCCCGAAGAGTTCATGTCCGTTTTCATCTCCAGCGTTTCTGTTTCCAGCCGTTCGGGAAGGGAAAGACCTCCGGACAAAATCAGTTTCATCCCCTCCTCGATCGGTATGTTTGTCACCCTGACCCGTTCCGGAGGCAAAAGAGAGTTCACCCCGATATACAGGTTGTTGCTCGGAAAGAAAACCGACGCATACCGTTGCGGGGAATCGTCCAGACGAACCCACCCCGTCAGGAAACCCAGTGTATATGTTCCCTGGGCAGGGTACTCGGCCAGCACCACCTTCCGGAACCCGCGGGTTCCCGAAGGGGAAAAGGATTCCACCATCGTTTTCAGGGTGGCATAGAGCTTTTTGAAAACAGGAATCCGCGACATCCCGTTTTCGACGAACTGGAGAATGCGGTTCCCGAAGACATTCGTTGCCAATGTTCCGGCAAAGAAAATCAAAAGGAGCAGGAGAACGACCCCGAGGCCGGGGATGGTCCTTCCAAAGAACCGGATCAGAAGGGGGTCGAAAAAGGAATCCAGAAAATCAAAAATCCGGTAAAAGATATACAGGGAGAGAGCCGCCGGCAGGATGATCACAAGACCCGTCAGGAAACGGGTGCGGAGGGACGCCTCAATCTTTTTTTTCCGTGATTCAAACCAGTCCACGGTCCCCCACTTCCTTCCGGAGATGACTTCTGATCCCGTTTATCCCGGTGGCGTGCCGCCTGCCCGGACATCGGGATCCATCTTAACCCGTCCTGTCGAATTCCCGCAAGAATCATGCGTTTCCGCGCAAAACACTTTCGAGTGTGCGTCCGTGCATTTTCCCTGATAGAATGGTGTCCGTTTTCGTCCCCATGGCGTCCCATCCCGGAGAGAACTGATGAACAGCCCAATTCCTGTCCGACCGTCATCACGGGTTCGTCCCTGCTCTGTAATGTTTGTCTCCTTCTTCCTTCTGTTTTTTTCGTGTCCGTCGTTCGGGGAGGGCCTGGGCGATCTTCTGGGGAACCAGCCACCGGTCGAGCTGGACCTGATGTCCGGTTTTTACAACTGGAGCTACCGGGAGTCCGCCGGGGACAGCGACTCCGCCGGAATGATTCCGGTCAGGGGAAGAGTGCTTGCCTACTGGCAGCATCTGGTGATCGGAGCGGATCTCGGGTATATGTCAACCTTTGGGGGAACTTACCACGGCGCCCTTCAGAATCTTTCCACCGGTTCAACAACCCCTTTCACATCGTCCATGGCCGAGACCATGTTTCAGGGAGCCCTCCACGCCGGAATCACCTGGACCGGTCTGAATACGCGCTGGGATCTGTGGGGATCTGCCGGGTATCATGAACAGGTCTGGATGACACCTGCTCCGGACGGATACGAAGAGGCCTACCACATCCCCTATCTGGGAATCACTGTGTATGAACAGACCCCCGTGACCGATCAGTTTCTCTTTTTCTCGGAGGCCGGCGTGCGTTCGGGGATTTCTCCCTCGATCACCATTGGTCTTTTT
This genomic interval from Leptospirillum ferriphilum contains the following:
- the panD gene encoding aspartate 1-decarboxylase, whose product is MLRSMLRSKIHRATVTESDLEYEGSLTLDEKLMEASGLLPFEQVVVSNLNNGERFTTYVIPGKAGSGTVCLNGPTARKGAVGDRVIIFCYAHYNEEELKGYRPVIVKVDGKNAIRSTGDRL
- the gatC gene encoding Asp-tRNA(Asn)/Glu-tRNA(Gln) amidotransferase subunit GatC, which codes for MKSVQREFLHRMKLSYNRWLSEIRFSGSRTDSPGREGFVRPLPCERMNIVHLTREQVLHVARLASLSLTPEEESHFAGELSHILDYVEKLNRLKLPPPGLQVGEGDLVPTSLPDDLSRPSIPVAEALFNAPDQSGQFFRVPRILEEGR
- a CDS encoding ATP-dependent helicase, with product MTREELNPAQQEAVSHEGGPLLVLAPAGSGKTRVVIARLLYLLDRYGWSEERLLVVTFTRKAARELLHRISRLRPSSRPSWVGTFHSVAARMLRQHAERVDLPREFTIVDGPDQLQMIRDLLGRQGLSDKEVDPKKLAGRIGKWKSAGVDPAEAIRTSFGPFRIQAELYAAYQDNLALQKALDFDDLLLTLVRCLEQDPEVRESYQRQFEHILVDEYQDTNPLQERLLRLLSRDRQNVTVVGDDDQSIYRFRGAEVGHILSFPKEYPGARQVVLTVNYRSTRPIVTAASSMISSALARYRKDMVSTGRPGEPVFLKKLDSEWAEARFVARTIREKVERGAMFRDQVVLFRMNVQAQPFVRAFSEAGIPFQTRGAVQGFFNRREIRDLLAYLRVSANPFDRISLGRILNIPPRGMGAKARERLDQQAGNPGLSSWELLERLSLDLSGKARESARAFANDLQEASRMARGGDGPLSLLQFWLSRTGYEKWVSEEEAGEDAPGREENLKELLRMSERFGNGIGELTDRTPTGVFLEELALSQEDPGEPGESPDRVSLLTIHQAKGLEFPHVYLVGAEEDILPMKSREKVDVEEERRLFYVAMTRARDSLVITWCLTRQLFGRTESPRPSRFLRDIPPEAFQGDRPVFRPETSRPRQTSESFQRKVFSPPPLAPSRPARDFRPVPEKGSPAPTGVLRPEWIGKTVVHPRFGRGRVEEAHGEGGDLELSIRFESSGVRRLLERFANLQVDG
- a CDS encoding PD40 domain-containing protein, translating into MSLKVETEKLVPGKVEILLPSFSPDGQMISYIRLTDPDALNELRDLGCLTVVDARTQEEKLDIKGDLVALNYRERGRGYLDLVPVWSPDSRFVYFHYDDPAWESIGPRWSLYRADMTTGQVIRMPFPIEEYRINTIEVSPSGKRIALNSRQRWKPYEKRFFWKTTKRMILADQLVVADNGGENPVNVVEWPKDRYRHQEELGDFHWSPVDDLLVYIVRFRENRYKEESFLYLYDPGTRVVRELFRTSEHIDHFSWSPDGQTIFFHTRDPRSQKSSRRYSLYRIQPVSGQTDRLTDHQEFFYPMTPARGNQILLETHLEAGGRGISLMDSSTGNIQTVVKTGYNLYPVWSPTGESFVYLRTKPDAKPFWTWPAEPVLQFVKGGPPVKLAPVDSSARLTNCRPAFSPDGRTILFVAKDESEDAQARFPGLWISRISEDSSA
- the glmS gene encoding glutamine--fructose-6-phosphate transaminase (isomerizing); the encoded protein is MCGIIGYSGLRSPLPLLVSGLERLEYRGYDSSGVAFFDDFGALSVVRAVGKVGVLKDLVNDRSAQPGAAIGHIRWATHGGVTLENAHPHQSGPIVLVHNGIVENDQAIRIYLRSLGVECVSETDSEVLSHLIRIEYEKDGVFPEAVRRALGQVEGSFALAILCQNDPADLVVVRNGPPLILGLGEGETFAASDIPAFLHFTRKVHSMENGTIALIRHEEVKVGRLDQAFSEWAPPSSLRSISWDPVFAEKGAFRHFMEKEIFEAPRAMMDTLADRLSVSPVLPELDRSVYGKPPVVAFVACGTSWHAALLGRAFLEQAGIPAFVEIASEFRYRRLLLPPGSWVIGISQSGETADTIGAMESARRAGFLTLGISNVPGSSLERECDLCLLTHAGPEIGVASTKAFQAQVALLMMLSLALGEDSPRTDLADALIRAPHRLELFLESLSPDSLDARVERLRESRLVMFAGRGIDYPLALEGALKFKEITYRPADGYPGGELKHGPIALIEPGVTVIAPLVDRLLRAKEISNLREIRARGGYVLAVGPTVVKEGHGIWYDDRIELPDDPPWSGIFQAAGVLQLLAYRVASALGNDVDQPRNLAKSVTVE
- the glmU gene encoding bifunctional UDP-N-acetylglucosamine diphosphorylase/glucosamine-1-phosphate N-acetyltransferase GlmU; translated protein: MIFDAAILAAGFGTRMRSPLPKMASPILGEPLLRYPYDAVCRMMPPASDIFVVAGREPLESLLPPGVSWVHQHVMDGTLGAVEAVILSSNFRKGHASHLLVLNGDAPLVDADLLGGFLEAAIREPDAFWFVSTSLPDAGRYGRVIRSGKGDILAVREWVDLGPGEREIREINAGIYLIPVDFLADSLPQVEPHPEKKERFLTSLFSLAVGSGRLVRAWQAGPESVLGVNSQSELAEAAILLQGKINRFWMDRGVTMWDPRTTYIGPSVQIGPGTILYPGVILEGETTIAESCRIGLSCHLRNVRIASGVHVRDHSVLTDSEVEEDAVVGPFSHLRPGSHLERGAHVGNFVETKKVRLGQGAKANHLTYLGDATVGEGSNIGAGTITCNYDGVKKHETKIGRNVFLGSDTQLVAPVSVGDGAVVAAGTTVTKDVPPGALVVSRVPQKNLPDKGTALKNRLAEEKSKKEQG
- a CDS encoding DUF502 domain-containing protein; its protein translation is MDWFESRKKKIEASLRTRFLTGLVIILPAALSLYIFYRIFDFLDSFFDPLLIRFFGRTIPGLGVVLLLLLIFFAGTLATNVFGNRILQFVENGMSRIPVFKKLYATLKTMVESFSPSGTRGFRKVVLAEYPAQGTYTLGFLTGWVRLDDSPQRYASVFFPSNNLYIGVNSLLPPERVRVTNIPIEEGMKLILSGGLSLPERLETETLEMKTDMNSSGDRHDL